A window of Phyllobacterium sp. T1293 contains these coding sequences:
- a CDS encoding ABC transporter permease, with protein sequence MSTNEILSPSGTSAASAAGIAKTEAVFKAKARRRYATVIFVRLAILVVFLGGWEWGTRANVIDPFFFASPSGIADQIWVWITEGTSQGPLSEQIIVTLEETLLGFLIGAIGGIICGIILGRNKFLADVFSIYIKIANSVPRVVLGSIFIIALGLGMASKVALAVVMVFFVVFANAFQGVREADRALIANAQILGASPTQITRTVILPSAMSWILASLHVSFGFALVGAVVGEFLGAKKGVGLMISTAQGAFNANGVFAAMVILAVLALVVEYAITLVENHLVKWRPQALSDQAG encoded by the coding sequence ATGAGCACCAATGAAATCTTATCCCCGTCGGGAACATCAGCCGCCAGCGCAGCCGGTATCGCCAAGACTGAAGCCGTGTTCAAGGCGAAGGCGCGCAGGCGCTACGCAACGGTGATTTTTGTCCGGCTGGCTATCCTTGTCGTCTTTCTTGGCGGCTGGGAATGGGGTACCCGCGCCAATGTGATTGATCCATTCTTCTTTGCCAGCCCATCAGGCATTGCTGATCAGATATGGGTGTGGATCACGGAAGGTACGTCGCAAGGACCGCTGTCCGAGCAGATCATCGTCACACTGGAAGAAACTCTTCTCGGCTTTCTCATCGGTGCAATCGGCGGCATCATTTGCGGCATCATTCTTGGCCGCAACAAGTTTCTTGCCGATGTGTTCAGCATCTATATCAAGATTGCCAATTCGGTTCCGCGCGTTGTGCTCGGTTCCATTTTCATCATAGCACTGGGGCTCGGCATGGCGTCCAAAGTGGCACTCGCCGTGGTAATGGTGTTCTTCGTTGTGTTTGCCAATGCTTTTCAGGGTGTGCGTGAAGCTGATCGTGCGCTGATTGCCAATGCCCAGATCCTTGGTGCTTCGCCGACCCAGATCACCCGTACCGTCATTCTCCCGTCAGCCATGAGCTGGATTCTCGCCAGCCTGCATGTCAGCTTCGGCTTCGCGTTGGTTGGTGCGGTTGTGGGTGAATTTCTCGGCGCGAAAAAGGGCGTTGGCCTCATGATCTCCACCGCACAGGGGGCATTCAATGCCAATGGCGTGTTTGCCGCGATGGTTATTCTCGCTGTGCTGGCACTGGTTGTTGAATATGCCATTACCCTTGTGGAAAACCATCTGGTGAAGTGGCGTCCGCAAGCCCTGTCCGATCAGGCGGGCTAA
- a CDS encoding sensor histidine kinase produces MRLIPRLPGSLRVQLVSWIVIPLIIIAAINLWVSWNTSEKMADLVTDRMLTASARAIGEATAASGNTLDAIVPPVAIEMFSTGDGDHVYYSVATSDRQLLTGYPDLPAPPVLKDFDPVYFYGSYRNQPVRLVALRHPIVAASAELSQSVDVIVGVTLAGHTNIARGLWLDSVSQQLVLIAFAAALSLLGLRYGLRPLMKLRDNVLRRGRDLEPFDQAAVQTELQPLVAALNQYMDRVRKQMAAQRRFIQNAAHQLRTPIATLTTQASFALRTKDKDEQAEVLTSIKTSAMLLARLAAQLLTLSRAEPGSRRPRADRVDLIEAGQLVLESLAGKAFDRGIDLGFEASTAAAIVTGDGTMLREMIVNLVDNALIYTPEGGSVTLGIARDGDLIHLTVEDSGPGIPENEREHVFERFYRIAGVQADGSGLGLAIVREVTEGAGGTVALSEARTGGLLVTVTLPANSMIAD; encoded by the coding sequence ATGCGGCTGATCCCCCGCCTGCCCGGCAGCCTCAGAGTCCAACTCGTATCCTGGATTGTCATTCCATTGATCATCATTGCGGCCATCAATTTATGGGTAAGCTGGAATACATCGGAGAAGATGGCCGATCTTGTCACCGACCGGATGCTTACCGCTTCCGCGCGCGCCATCGGCGAAGCGACCGCCGCATCCGGTAATACGCTAGATGCTATCGTTCCACCTGTTGCCATCGAAATGTTTTCAACGGGTGATGGCGACCATGTCTATTACAGCGTCGCCACATCGGATCGTCAATTGCTGACGGGATATCCGGATCTGCCCGCCCCGCCAGTGCTGAAGGATTTTGACCCTGTTTACTTCTACGGCAGCTACCGCAATCAGCCTGTACGGCTTGTCGCCCTGCGCCATCCGATTGTCGCAGCATCGGCGGAGCTATCGCAATCGGTCGACGTTATTGTCGGTGTTACACTGGCGGGTCACACCAACATCGCGCGCGGCCTCTGGCTGGACAGTGTAAGCCAGCAACTGGTTCTGATTGCTTTTGCAGCAGCCCTCTCCCTGCTGGGATTGCGCTACGGCCTGCGTCCGCTGATGAAACTGCGCGACAATGTCCTGCGGCGTGGGCGCGATCTCGAACCTTTTGATCAGGCCGCTGTCCAGACAGAACTGCAACCTCTTGTGGCTGCCTTGAACCAATATATGGACCGCGTGCGCAAACAGATGGCAGCGCAGCGCCGCTTTATCCAGAATGCCGCCCATCAATTGCGCACACCGATTGCCACCCTGACAACACAGGCAAGCTTTGCGCTCCGGACAAAGGATAAGGACGAACAGGCGGAGGTTCTGACGAGTATCAAGACAAGTGCCATGTTGCTGGCGCGTCTGGCGGCGCAGCTTCTAACGCTCTCCCGGGCGGAACCTGGCAGCAGACGGCCACGCGCCGACCGGGTTGATCTCATAGAGGCTGGACAATTGGTGCTGGAAAGCCTCGCAGGAAAAGCCTTTGACCGTGGCATTGACCTCGGGTTTGAAGCGAGTACCGCCGCTGCAATCGTCACGGGCGATGGTACGATGCTGCGCGAGATGATCGTTAATCTTGTCGATAACGCCCTGATCTACACACCCGAAGGCGGCTCCGTCACATTGGGTATCGCGCGCGACGGCGACCTTATCCATTTGACCGTCGAAGATAGCGGCCCCGGCATTCCGGAAAATGAGCGCGAGCATGTCTTTGAGCGGTTCTACCGGATAGCGGGCGTTCAAGCCGATGGCAGTGGTCTCGGTCTTGCCATTGTCCGCGAAGTCACCGAAGGCGCCGGTGGGACTGTCGCTCTGTCGGAAGCCAGAACCGGCGGGCTGCTCGTTACCGTTACGCTGCCCGCCAATTCAATGATCGCAGATTAG
- a CDS encoding response regulator — MRILLVEDNNTLANWLAKSLRQSQYTIDVVHDGADAEHALAVTSYNLVILDLGLPDKGGLEVLRHLRRAGNEVPVIVLTANASLDGRITGLDAGADDYLAKPFELSELEARIRAQLRRASQKTAPVITCGALSFDTNTRLFSINGEPLALAPKEHAVLEQLLHKIGRTVSKTALSQSIYSFDSETDENAIEIYIHRLRKKLEGSKAEIVTLRGLGYLLRDGV, encoded by the coding sequence ATGCGTATACTTCTTGTCGAAGACAACAACACACTGGCGAATTGGCTGGCCAAAAGCCTTCGGCAATCTCAATATACTATCGATGTTGTTCATGACGGCGCGGACGCCGAACATGCGCTTGCGGTGACATCATACAATCTTGTCATTCTAGACCTTGGTCTGCCCGACAAGGGCGGGCTGGAAGTGCTGCGTCATCTGCGCCGCGCGGGTAACGAAGTTCCGGTGATTGTGCTGACCGCCAATGCCAGCCTTGATGGACGCATTACCGGCCTTGATGCCGGAGCTGATGATTATCTTGCCAAGCCCTTCGAGCTATCGGAGCTGGAAGCACGCATCCGCGCGCAGCTTCGCCGGGCGAGCCAGAAGACAGCGCCTGTCATCACCTGCGGCGCTTTGAGTTTCGATACGAACACCCGGCTGTTTTCAATCAACGGCGAACCACTGGCGCTTGCTCCCAAGGAACATGCGGTGCTGGAGCAACTCCTGCACAAGATCGGTCGCACGGTCAGCAAGACGGCCCTGTCCCAAAGCATCTATAGTTTTGACAGCGAGACCGACGAGAACGCTATCGAGATCTATATCCATCGCCTGCGCAAGAAGCTTGAAGGCAGCAAAGCGGAGATCGTCACCCTGCGCGGCCTCGGTTATCTCCTGCGCGACGGGGTGTGA
- the rpsL gene encoding 30S ribosomal protein S12, giving the protein MPTVNQLIRKPRTAPVKRNKVPALQENPQKRGVCTRVYTTTPKKPNSALRKVAKVRLTNGFEVIGYIPGEGHNLQEHSVVMIRGGRVKDLPGVRYHIIRGVLDTQGVKNRKQRRSKYGAKRPK; this is encoded by the coding sequence ATGCCTACCGTAAACCAGTTGATCCGCAAGCCGCGCACTGCGCCGGTAAAGCGCAATAAAGTTCCTGCTCTGCAGGAAAACCCACAGAAGCGCGGTGTTTGCACTCGCGTTTATACGACAACCCCGAAGAAGCCAAACTCGGCTCTGCGTAAGGTTGCCAAGGTCCGTTTGACGAATGGCTTCGAAGTTATCGGATACATTCCGGGTGAAGGTCACAACCTTCAGGAACACTCTGTCGTGATGATCCGCGGCGGTCGTGTAAAGGATTTGCCGGGCGTTCGTTATCACATCATCCGTGGTGTTCTCGATACGCAGGGCGTCAAGAACCGTAAGCAGCGCCGTTCGAAGTACGGTGCGAAGCGTCCGAAGTAA
- the rpsG gene encoding 30S ribosomal protein S7, with product MSRRHSAEKREINPDPKFGDLVLTKFMNAVMHHGKKSIAERIVYGALESVEAKSKQEPVALFHQALDNVAPHVEVRSRRVGGATYQVPVDVRPERRQALAIRWLINAARGRNETTMVDRLSGELLDAANNRGSAVKKREDTHRMAEANRAFSHYRW from the coding sequence ATGTCCAGACGCCATAGTGCAGAAAAGCGTGAGATCAACCCCGATCCAAAGTTCGGTGATCTCGTTCTGACCAAGTTCATGAATGCAGTTATGCATCATGGCAAGAAGTCGATTGCCGAACGTATCGTTTACGGTGCGCTTGAGTCGGTTGAAGCCAAGAGCAAGCAGGAGCCGGTTGCCCTGTTCCATCAGGCACTCGACAATGTAGCGCCGCACGTTGAAGTGCGCTCGCGCCGTGTTGGTGGTGCAACGTATCAGGTTCCGGTTGATGTTCGTCCAGAGCGTCGTCAGGCTCTCGCAATCCGCTGGCTGATCAATGCCGCTCGCGGTCGCAACGAGACCACGATGGTTGATCGCCTTTCCGGCGAACTCCTGGATGCTGCAAACAACCGCGGCTCGGCTGTGAAGAAGCGTGAAGACACGCATCGCATGGCAGAAGCCAACCGCGCATTCTCGCATTACCGCTGGTAA
- the fusA gene encoding elongation factor G, producing MAREYKIEDYRNFGIMAHIDAGKTTTTERILYYTGKSHKIGEVHDGAATMDWMEQEQERGITITSAATTTYWTGRDGKKRRFNIIDTPGHVDFTIEVERSLRVLDGAIALLDANAGVEPQTETVWRQAEKYHVPRMIFVNKMDKTGADFDRCVEMVKTRLGAKAVVMQLPIGAETEFKGVIDLIEMKALVWRDEQLGAQWDVVEIPADLQAKAEEYREKLIEAAVEVDEAAMEAYLEGNMPDNDALRELIRVGTCRVEFHPVFCGSAFKNKGVQPLLDGVVDFLPSPVDVPSIKGIDPKTDGETTRKSSDEEPLSMLAFKIMNDPFVGSLTFCRIYSGKLTKGVSLDNTVKNKRERIGRMLQMHSNSREDIEEAFAGDIVALAGLKETTTGDTLCDPLKPVILERMEFPDPVIEIAIEPKTKADQEKMGIALNRLAAEDPSFRVKSDEESGQTIIAGMGELHLDILVDRMRREFKVEANVGQPQVAYRESITRTKEQDYTHKKQSGGSGQFARVKIIFEPHDGDEFIFESKIVGGSVPKEYIPGVQKGIESVMGAGPLAGFPMLGVKATLIDGAYHDVDSSVLAFEIAGRAAFREAAREAGAQLLEPIMKVEVVTPEDYVGDVIGDLNSRRGQISGTEARGIATVVNANVPLANMFGYVNTLRSMSQGRAQYTMQFDHYEPVPTAVAQEIQKKFA from the coding sequence ATGGCCCGCGAATATAAAATCGAAGACTACCGTAATTTCGGTATTATGGCGCACATCGACGCCGGTAAGACGACGACGACCGAGCGTATCCTTTATTACACCGGCAAGTCGCACAAGATCGGTGAAGTTCATGATGGCGCCGCAACCATGGACTGGATGGAGCAGGAACAGGAGCGTGGTATCACGATCACTTCCGCTGCAACCACAACCTACTGGACTGGCCGTGATGGCAAGAAGCGTCGCTTCAACATCATCGACACTCCTGGCCACGTTGACTTCACGATTGAAGTTGAGCGCTCGCTGCGCGTTCTCGACGGTGCGATTGCACTGCTCGATGCCAATGCCGGTGTAGAGCCGCAGACAGAAACCGTTTGGCGTCAGGCTGAGAAGTATCATGTTCCGCGCATGATCTTCGTCAACAAGATGGATAAGACCGGCGCCGATTTCGATCGTTGCGTTGAAATGGTCAAGACCCGTCTTGGTGCCAAGGCTGTTGTCATGCAGCTGCCAATCGGTGCTGAAACAGAATTCAAGGGCGTCATCGATCTGATCGAAATGAAGGCTCTGGTCTGGCGTGATGAGCAGCTGGGTGCGCAGTGGGATGTCGTTGAGATCCCTGCTGATCTGCAAGCCAAGGCTGAAGAATACCGCGAAAAGCTGATCGAAGCTGCTGTTGAAGTCGATGAAGCCGCAATGGAAGCGTATCTGGAAGGCAATATGCCTGACAATGACGCCCTGCGCGAGCTGATCCGTGTTGGCACCTGCCGCGTTGAATTCCATCCGGTATTCTGCGGTTCCGCCTTCAAGAACAAGGGCGTACAGCCTCTGCTCGACGGTGTTGTCGACTTCCTGCCTTCGCCGGTTGACGTTCCTTCGATCAAGGGTATCGATCCTAAGACTGATGGTGAAACAACCCGTAAGTCTTCGGATGAAGAGCCTCTTTCGATGCTCGCATTCAAGATCATGAACGATCCGTTCGTTGGTTCGCTGACTTTCTGCCGCATCTATTCCGGCAAGCTGACCAAGGGCGTTTCGCTCGACAACACAGTCAAGAACAAGCGCGAACGTATCGGCCGTATGCTGCAGATGCATTCCAACTCGCGTGAAGACATTGAAGAAGCGTTTGCCGGCGACATCGTTGCTCTGGCAGGCCTGAAAGAAACAACGACAGGTGACACGCTCTGCGATCCGCTGAAGCCAGTTATCCTGGAACGTATGGAATTCCCTGATCCGGTTATTGAAATCGCGATCGAGCCGAAGACCAAGGCCGACCAGGAAAAGATGGGTATTGCGCTGAACCGTCTTGCTGCTGAAGATCCTTCATTCCGCGTTAAGTCGGATGAAGAATCAGGTCAGACAATCATCGCCGGCATGGGCGAACTTCATCTGGACATTCTCGTTGACCGTATGCGTCGCGAGTTCAAGGTCGAGGCGAATGTTGGTCAGCCGCAGGTTGCCTACCGTGAATCGATCACGCGTACGAAGGAACAGGACTACACCCACAAGAAGCAGTCGGGTGGTTCGGGTCAGTTCGCTCGCGTCAAGATCATCTTCGAACCCCACGATGGCGACGAATTCATCTTCGAATCGAAGATCGTCGGCGGCTCTGTACCGAAGGAATACATTCCGGGCGTTCAGAAGGGTATCGAAAGCGTTATGGGTGCGGGTCCGCTCGCAGGCTTCCCGATGCTCGGCGTGAAAGCCACGCTGATCGACGGTGCCTACCATGATGTTGACTCGTCGGTTCTCGCATTCGAAATCGCTGGCCGTGCGGCATTCCGCGAAGCTGCCCGCGAAGCCGGTGCCCAGCTGCTCGAGCCGATCATGAAGGTCGAAGTTGTTACGCCTGAAGATTACGTCGGTGACGTGATTGGCGATCTGAATTCACGTCGTGGTCAGATCTCGGGTACTGAAGCTCGTGGCATTGCTACGGTTGTCAATGCAAACGTGCCGCTGGCCAACATGTTTGGTTATGTGAACACGCTGCGTTCGATGAGCCAGGGTCGTGCGCAGTACACGATGCAGTTTGATCACTATGAACCTGTTCCGACAGCAGTCGCACAGGAAATTCAGAAGAAGTTTGCGTAA
- the tuf gene encoding elongation factor Tu — protein MAKSKFERNKPHVNIGTIGHVDHGKTSLTAAITKYFGEYKAYDQIDAAPEEKARGITISTAHVEYETPARHYAHVDCPGHADYVKNMITGAAQMDGAILVVSAADGPMPQTREHILLARQVGVPAIVVFLNKVDQVDDAELLELVELEVRELLSKYDFPGDDVPIVKGSALAALEDSNKEIGEDAVRALMAEVDKYIPTPERPVDLPFLMPIEDVFSISGRGTVVTGRVERGIVKVGEEVEIIGIKPTTKTTVTGVEMFRKLLDQGQAGDNIGALIRGVGREDVERGQILAKPGSVKPHTKFKAEAYILTKDEGGRHTPFFSNYRPQFYFRTTDVTGVVTLPEGTEMVMPGDNISVDVTLIVPIAMEEKLRFAIREGGRTVGAGIVASIIE, from the coding sequence ATGGCTAAGAGCAAGTTTGAACGTAACAAGCCGCACGTCAACATCGGCACGATTGGTCACGTTGACCATGGCAAGACATCGTTGACGGCAGCGATTACGAAGTATTTCGGCGAATACAAGGCGTATGACCAGATTGACGCAGCGCCAGAAGAGAAGGCGCGCGGCATCACCATTTCGACGGCGCACGTTGAGTATGAGACCCCAGCGCGTCACTATGCACACGTTGATTGCCCCGGCCACGCCGACTATGTGAAGAACATGATCACCGGTGCAGCGCAGATGGACGGCGCGATCCTGGTTGTATCGGCTGCTGACGGCCCGATGCCACAGACCCGCGAGCACATCCTGCTTGCCCGTCAGGTTGGCGTTCCTGCGATCGTCGTGTTCCTGAACAAGGTTGATCAGGTTGACGATGCTGAACTGCTCGAACTGGTTGAGCTTGAAGTGCGTGAGCTTCTGTCGAAGTACGACTTCCCGGGCGATGATGTACCGATCGTCAAGGGTTCGGCTCTGGCTGCGCTTGAAGACAGCAACAAGGAAATCGGCGAAGACGCAGTGCGCGCGCTGATGGCTGAAGTTGACAAGTACATCCCGACGCCAGAGCGTCCGGTTGACCTGCCGTTCCTGATGCCGATCGAAGACGTGTTCTCGATCTCGGGTCGTGGTACGGTTGTGACGGGCCGCGTTGAACGCGGTATCGTCAAGGTTGGTGAAGAAGTTGAAATCATCGGCATCAAGCCGACGACGAAGACGACAGTTACCGGCGTTGAAATGTTCCGCAAGCTGCTCGATCAGGGCCAGGCAGGCGACAACATTGGCGCGCTGATCCGCGGCGTTGGACGTGAAGACGTTGAGCGTGGCCAGATCCTTGCCAAGCCAGGTTCGGTCAAGCCGCACACCAAGTTCAAGGCAGAAGCCTACATCCTGACGAAGGACGAAGGTGGCCGTCATACGCCATTCTTCTCCAACTACCGTCCGCAGTTCTACTTCCGCACGACCGACGTGACGGGTGTAGTAACCCTGCCGGAAGGCACGGAAATGGTTATGCCCGGCGACAACATCTCTGTTGATGTGACGCTGATCGTGCCGATCGCAATGGAAGAGAAGCTCCGCTTCGCTATCCGTGAAGGTGGCCGCACCGTAGGTGCCGGCATCGTCGCTTCGATCATTGAATAA